The Cyclopterus lumpus isolate fCycLum1 chromosome 18, fCycLum1.pri, whole genome shotgun sequence nucleotide sequence CCAGTAAGTCTTATGGTACATTGCCTTAGTCAAAAACTAatatgtgtgttgtatttacAGAGGGTAACATGAATCAAACCATGTAATACATGTGTGGAGAACAAAATAATACTTCATATTTGCCAAAAAAAGCTAAAGTATTTTCCCTATGGCACCTTGCTTCCCATATCGGGGCTGTAACAGAACCCAACACTGATGTATATGAAACATATCCACTATTATGAATCTACAGATAAATAATACATGTCTGGTTTTGACACAATACTAAAAATCTGTACCGGTTCATGTCAAATTCTCCTTGGAAAGGCATTGTCTTGTCTTGGATGTTGGAAAAACATCCAGCTGAAAGAAGAAACATACAGATACAGTAGGCTGCGTCCACATTGGTGGCAGCCTTTGTTTGTCTCTATAGTCTCTAGTGTTAAAGTCCAGATTTATTCACAAAAGCAGCACGcgatcagtaaaaaaaagaaagaaaaaagcgaaagaaaaatgtacattACAAACATGTGGTAGCTTTTTCCAGCTTTCAtctactgtgtatgtgtgtgcatacacataaGCGCACACCTGTATTAATTTAGTGTGTGCGCATGATAAAAATACCATCCTCACATAGGAGATGGAACAGGGTATATTAACTGTATATCTATGTGTATGCTTTACTATTTACCGTATTGAGgatttgggttttaaaaaaatattttttgaaaaaaatcctTTGCATATTTGTACAGATTTAGAGATTGCCAAATCACTACATGTATAGGACACATTAGTCGTGTTTTGTCTGTATGAAGCCATTATCTGATCCAACATGTCTCAGTGCTTCAAATCAAAGTCCCATGACAATGTGGAGGTATGCATGTTGCAAGGTGTGGCATGACAGGAACTACCCCACAGTTTGGATCTGATTCCAAACCGTGTTGTGTAAGGGAACTCAACACAGGCACAGTTACAGATACACTGAACCCAGCATCCATCCGCCCTCCTTCCAGAAGTGTTGCAATGTCCGTTGCCGATGTACCAATTTCCCCACAGACTCCACCCCTTCTCCTGAATTTCTTGATTTCCTACTGTACATTTTCGACAGCCCCCATAAAAATGTATGCCAGCTGCATTCACCTGTTTGCTTTCTAACGAAAAGCAAACAGATTGCGAAAGACAAGCAAGGAATAGTGTCTGCAAATAAACGCTGTCGTAGCTGCACTGGAAATATTGCGACATTGTTTTCGTTTGTGCCGGTCATCCTGAGGAATACAGAGCACCCTGTTGATCACAGAACACCCGGCAGACATTGGACATCCAGAAATGTCCAGGAGATGCTTCAGAGTAGAGTTTTTTTCCGCTTAGGATTTTATTCTATTGCACCATATTCCCACACAATAAAGAAGATGCAGCATTGCAGTCAAGGTGCAGATTGTTCATACCTGACCACCAAACATTTACTGTGTGTCTTGCCGTTTCACGTGTTATTTTCCAGCTGCCCGCTAAACTATCTGGGCCTTGTGGATCAGGGAAGTATGTGGACTGACCACAGTGGGGCTTGGCTGGCGTTTGGGTCTAAGTATGCCATTTGTCTGCAGGTAGCGGGTACTGTGAGCTTCGGACACCTGGGAGCTGTTGGTCTCGCTGTCCTGGTCATCAGGATGCTCCTGACTGGCGGGACCCCCCAAACCCTCATCGACTTCATCCTCGTCATCTGTCACCGGTGGGTAGTTGCGGCTCAGAGGAGGCTGCTGGTGATTCTTGGTGACGCTTCCTGGCCCTGAACCCCCATCTGTTGGCATAATGGCGCTGCCGTTCAGCTGTCTTACAATCTCAGTGGACTGCACCATCTGGAAGGCTGATGGCAGGAGGGGAGGGTGGAAACGAGTTTCCTGCTGCGAAGACACGGAGTACACACACTATATAATTGCATCACCATTAGGGAAGCATGCAGAGGTTAATAATGCATTCCACAATTTGGTGTGATCAGGCTTTGACGCTCGCACCAGAAGTACgcatgcacaaagacacacttacTAAAGAAATAGCGCTGTTTCTCACGTATGTCTCCACTCTGAGTCGGCTCTCCTCGTCTCGGTCCAAAGGCCTGCTGTCTCTTCCCCTCCGCGTGTTGTTGTGCAGGACTGGCCTTCCCAGGTAGTCAAatgctcctcctccccgtccacCCGAAAGAGTAGATCGGCTGTCCCGGCAGTTAGCTTGCTCCTGCCAGCGCGGGGGACATCGATCAGTATTCACTCATTCACCGATTAGATGCACAGGCTGTGTTGTCCTTTGCACACTTATTCGTTGATTATCAAGCAGTATTCATTCATGAGATCACGTCATACTGAGGTAATTTTTGCTTCTCGTGTTAATTCATCAATTATCGCAACAGTTCAACATTTTAGGATATATGTGACATAACACCACAGATGAAATTAAAACGGacagttttacattttggggggaaaaaaatcatttcCAGAAATTGAAAAGCCATACTCCAGAAACAAAAGGCGCATAAAAGTAGCTCAAAGGTCTTCAACAATATAACGCGTTGTCGTTCATAATAACGACAACGCATCAATATCCGAAATGCACTCCATTCAGAATTAGTAGTAGTAGACGAACCCCGAGGGAAGACATGCTGGTCCTCATGGTTCCCTCCACCCTCAGAGGAATGCTTTCCTCTGTCTGCAATGAAACCAAACAGAGAGCCAGATTAGATGTGTCACTGGGGGGAAAAGAAAGTCCATGCCCTTTCAAAACTTCCTCAGCAACTCGCTTGTAGGCAAAGCAGTGACGAAAGACAGGCAAGATCTTATCATTTGATTGCCACAGTATTATAAGGTGATCATCACAGCACAAATTCTAAATACGGATCCTCCAATAAACCATTGAGTGAAACATATGGGAATCAGGACGTGCaaacacacaggaggaaacacaagaCGGAGCTGCAGTAGGACAGCAAGCTCAGTGTGTAGAGAATAAGTCAATGTCTTACCGTTCCTCTGGCATCTGTGCTGACAGAGTTCACTCTCCTGAACGAAGCTTGCCTGGAGAGAGTGCTTATTTCCTCCCTGTGAGAAACGAGAGACAGAGATCAAAGATATATATCAAAGGATTCACTGAATTGTTCACCGTGTACGTTTCTATGCAGTTCATCCTGAatatttttcatgttttattcagtgCTATCAACAGGATTTGACACTTTGTGCGCCTCTAATTTAACTTAACTCGCTCTACTGTTGTAACTGTCACATGTAATATGCTTAATATTCCTGATCTGCTCCATTGTTAGTCTTTATCATTGGTTTAATCTTCCCTGCGGAGATCATTAAGGTTTCATCTCGTCTTATCTCATCTTgattaaaattattaaaaataaataaaaatcaacgtACTTCCTCACAGTGAGCTCCCTCTCCAGTTTCTTGTTCTTGCGTTTGTGATGACACGTGAGGGTGATGACGACGATGAGCATCAAGATCAGCAGCCCCCCGGCCACTCCCCCCACGATGATCATCAGCATGTTTTCCATCAGGCCCCGTGACTGGGAAGATTCTGTCAAACGGAGAGTCGGCGGGGAACTTGTCTGGATTAGATGGATGCACACATTTATTCTTATTATAGTCAGTATGTGATGTTGATATTACTGTCGTCTACCTGCCACACTAATCTCCACCTCCGCCTTCCCTACGCCCACGTCATTCTGCGCCACACACTGGTATGTGCCTCCATCTGACGGGCTGAGGGGTCTCCCAAAAGCTAGTGTTCCATTAGGGTGGGGGATGACACCTTCCGGCAACTCTGCCCCCATTCTGcattcagaaacaaaacaaagattaACCATTGAGCTTCACTAGGGAGGGACTAGTTtggcttttacatttttgtctgTCTTAATACATatgacaaaaataatatttttgtcatatgatacatgtatacattttgGCAAGATtgtgagttgttgttttttgtcaaaTTTTGGAAGTTCACTTTTCAGCTTCTAGAATAAAACACTCACATAAATATTCCCAATAAAACCCAAAAAGATCAAAGAAAGTGTATCCCATGGCCATCACAGAATAAAACCATGCCTTCTATTATATCAGACTTCTAATCTAATTGACTGCTTTCTGCCAGATTGAgccatgttctcatgtttgcACTATGGGGCAAATACATGATGCTTAACTGGTTTTGATGCGTATAGTATTGAAGCAGTTTTTAGAAACGGTACATGTTTATCCTCTCAGGTAACAAGTGGGACTCATCAACATATCCCAGACAGACAAGTATAAATACTGAAAACCCTCCCCGGCTCCAAAGAAACAAGTACCAAAAGTACATAACCCCCGTCTTTTCTGAACCACTCTCTGTTTATGAAGCTGACATTTCTGTCGCTGGTGGACTTTCCTTCGTTCAGCCTCTGACTGCTCGTGCTGACCACGCCACCGCTTctgctttttattcttttctgaTTTGTTTCTGTTACACATGATCGATTAGTGAGCAAGGGTGGCAGattctgcatttatttatttacattaaaaaaaagttttgtttttcaattccTTGTCCAGTGCTGCGTCAACAATGCCCCTTAATGGTTTGGAACCAGAGTGACTCATGAGAGATTGTGTTAGAAACTTGGATGAGCAACACAGTGCAGGGTGTTGtctcagtgttgttgttttgaggaCATGACTCAATGTTAATCTCCGCCTATTACTACCATTATCAACCTGCATTGCCCCAGAAATACCGGCTGTATTTCCTCTTCTTATAGGATGCAGTGAAACATACCTACTGTTCCATTCACAGGGGCTTCACATATTCTACCACCAGCAGAGAAGAGGAACTATCTGTACCACATGACTCAGCTTCATGATAACATATctcacacagacctacacactgtgcttccttttcctcctctctccgctCCCTGGCTCGCCCCAACCATTCTGTAATCCTGCTCCCACTAGTTCTCCTCTGTAGTCGGGGCCGCTCATCCCTTTCGCTTTACCCCCCTCGAGCTCCCTCCTTCGTGCGAAACTCATCCCATCTGTCTGTTCTCGGCACAAGCTGCAACACGACACTGTGACACCAGCTATTACTTCACCCGCCGCCTTTTATTGACAAAGCCAACAGGTCCGCCCGCTGCAACAGCAGCACATTTGtatctgtgcgtgtgttcatGGGAAAGGCCTGCACGAGGAAGGAGAGGTTGCCCATaactctggatgtgtgtgtgtgtgtgtgtgtgtgtgtgtgtgtgtgtgtgtgtgtgtgtgtgtgtgtgtgtgcgtgcgtgcgtgcgtgcgtgcgtatgtgtgtacgtgtgcgtgtgtgtgtgtgtgtgtgtgtgtgtgtgtgtgtgtgtgtgtgtgtgtgtacatgtgtgctcCTGTGACTAACAACAAGTAATGTGTACATCATCTCCCCACTCAGCATTTTTTTTGACCTTCTTTACTATTAACAGCGCCCCATCTGAGTGTCAGGAATTCTTCCCTTGGGGCCTAACTGTCACTTCTCCTGATTCCATGGGAGACTTCGAGTCACTTTTTTGTGGCTCACAATTTTCTCGCCAAACTCTATGCCACACCCTGAGAATATCTCTAACGCACCAAAAGGAAAAGGTTTACAAATGTGGCAAGGTGACTCAAGCAGAAGGAGTCAGGCATCTGAGTCAAACCCTCGTCTGGGTTTAGAGCTGCAGCGATGTGCCGCATTTCTACATGACATACGCAACATCTGAGCCTGTCAGTTTCCATCGAGGCAGCAGAATCAGGAGGTGACAATGCCAGGACTTGTTTGGTTAAGTGGAAAGGGTCATTTTAACCTAAAGTTTAATCTGTAAATGACGAGGACCCATTAACAAGTAATCACACAGATTAAGCATATGCTTACAACCATTTGTACTACCGGGGGCTGTTTGGATTCTAAATATTTTCAACTTAAATGCTTCAGTCCTATTTCATggtgaaaacacatttcaagttCAATCATGTCAAGTTAAGATGAGATAATCCTTTATTTGGCCCACAGTAGGGGGAATCCACAATGTTCCATACCTTTAAACGGATGGAGATCTTATTCAAATTGCATTTATAGCTTAAATTTTGAGTgttttcagaaaatgaacagTAGCGATACTGGCACAGTCCTAGTATATTCAGATATGTAAACCTAATCTAAAGTTGACTTTCAGGAAGTGCAACCATTCAAAAATATGAGACGTGTATCACAATCAAATCAGAGTTTCTATTGGCCCACAGCTAACGTGGGCTTGTTTTATTGACGCAATTGGTCTCCATCTGTTGATATGCAGTTTGTAATGATACAGCACATTTTTATAGTTTATAACAAATTATTCCGCGACCCCCTCTTCCCCCGAACTAAAGTACTGAGTGCATTTTTTATCTTCTTGAACATTTGCATTACAGCTTTTTGATTATTTCAAATGTGCgttgtttacatccatgtctatTTGCAGACCGTTGTCGTCTCTGACTTTAGTGAGCGCGTTGCTACATTCCCTGCACAATACTGGTCCCTACTGTCAATCAATGGACTACTGTTAACAGAAGGCAGGAAACCATCAGCAGGTATGTGTCTCGTGCCACCAGCAGACAGAGACCCACtcataaaaactaaatacatatGGTACAGGGTTACTATGCAGATTTACTTTAGTTACAGTTTCAGTGTTGGT carries:
- the nectin4a gene encoding nectin-4 isoform X1 gives rise to the protein MTLLPTRLCLCVLWIFVTVTWGNFVDPPLRDPILSLAEEETVLPCRYQPTGDTVVVQVTWYKFKQQIITAHHTNGQTAFGTWSQRVRFKSSEPTLDSSLVIMSTEVSDEGKYLCRISTFPSGNFDREMSVVVWTVPIASLEPVILVEGQPYRQAASCRSVARPPPRLSWDTDLNGQAVDRSSDNGAVSSHYSLHPLRSMNGKMLDCLVWHPTMTDPRRLTNRLVVHFPPHAEVSGFNGDWSVGLENAALRCVSGGNPKPQSFTWIRMGAELPEGVIPHPNGTLAFGRPLSPSDGGTYQCVAQNDVGVGKAEVEISVAESSQSRGLMENMLMIIVGGVAGGLLILMLIVVITLTCHHKRKNKKLERELTVRKEEISTLSRQASFRRVNSVSTDARGTTEESIPLRVEGTMRTSMSSLGEQANCRDSRSTLSGGRGGGAFDYLGRPVLHNNTRRGRDSRPLDRDEESRLRVETYVRNSAISLQETRFHPPLLPSAFQMVQSTEIVRQLNGSAIMPTDGGSGPGSVTKNHQQPPLSRNYPPVTDDEDEVDEGLGGPASQEHPDDQDSETNSSQVSEAHSTRYLQTNGILRPKRQPSPTVVSPHTSLIHKAQIV
- the nectin4a gene encoding nectin-4 isoform X2 — encoded protein: MTLLPTRLCLCVLWIFVTVTWGNFVDPPLRDPILSLAEEETVLPCRYQPTGDTVVVQVTWYKFKQQIITAHHTNGQTAFGTWSQRVRFKSSEPTLDSSLVIMSTEVSDEGKYLCRISTFPSGNFDREMSVVVWTVPIASLEPVILVEGQPYRQAASCRSVARPPPRLSWDTDLNGQAVDRSSDNGAVSSHYSLHPLRSMNGKMLDCLVWHPTMTDPRRLTNRLVVHFPPHAEVSGFNGDWSVGLENAALRCVSGGNPKPQSFTWIRMGAELPEGVIPHPNGTLAFGRPLSPSDGGTYQCVAQNDVGVGKAEVEISVAESSQSRGLMENMLMIIVGGVAGGLLILMLIVVITLTCHHKRKNKKLERELTVRKEEISTLSRQASFRRVNSVSTDARGTTEESIPLRVEGTMRTSMSSLGEQANCRDSRSTLSGGRGGGAFDYLGRPVLHNNTRRGRDSRPLDRDEESRLRVETYQETRFHPPLLPSAFQMVQSTEIVRQLNGSAIMPTDGGSGPGSVTKNHQQPPLSRNYPPVTDDEDEVDEGLGGPASQEHPDDQDSETNSSQVSEAHSTRYLQTNGILRPKRQPSPTVVSPHTSLIHKAQIV